One Paralichthys olivaceus isolate ysfri-2021 chromosome 21, ASM2471397v2, whole genome shotgun sequence genomic window carries:
- the LOC109642856 gene encoding kelch-like protein 10 isoform X1, translating into MRRTVYNELRLAGLFCNAIIEVEDVHFRIHRAILYDCSPYFQALFERWPTKNNVFRIPIVSADMMRLIIDFAYTGSVALIEDNVQELMIKADMLNIMGIIQACSDFISEKLCPHNCTGIWQFTNIFRMPELRCKAFCYIIKHFEEVAHCKEFLQLSAEELTKIIGKDELNVRIESSVFDAILRWIAHVPKEREQHIAVLLSQVRLGLIDMDYIVSNVITNRLVKNDPQCKTIVKDSKCIVWHATHTPLMCGLSNTLARPRVPNSILLITGGWKNNTKRCDIEVYNPLADLWIDVSDKMEHPRAYHGTAFLDGRVYCIGGFDRLNFFNSVDRLDLATHTWQEMASMHYSRSYVSVTVLNGFIYAFGGSDGQERHNTAERYCPETNQWTLIAPMHEQRSDASCTVLHDKIYICGGFSGTVYLNTAEYYDPETNLWTMISPMRSRRRGLRVAAYNNQIYAVGGFDGNNHLSVVETYTPQSNTWHLLSPMLTRRRNFCLEVIEDQFYVFGGFNSLDRTIGSREVYCPSTDSWDEVCTSNMPRRAAGSCVVSAIPNMAELTLPQQSLLRSNLGHDTNFSD; encoded by the exons ATGAGGAGAACAGTGTATAATGAACTCCGTCTGGCAGGACTGTTCTGCAACGCCATCATCGAAGTTGAGGATGTTCATTTTCGAATCCACCGGGCCATCCTCTATGATTGCAGTCCTTACTTTCA AGCTCTCTTTGAACGCTGGCCAAccaaaaacaatgttttccGCATACCCATTGTGTCTGCTGACATGATGCGGCTCATCATTGACTTTGCATACACCGGCTCTGTTGCTTTGATAGAGGACAACGTGCAGGAGTTGATGATCAAAGCTGATATGCTCAACATAATGGGCATTATACAAGCATGCTCCGACTTTATCAGTGAGAAACTCTGCCCACATAACTGCACTGGCATCTGGCAGTTCACAAATATCTTCCGCATGCCTGAGCTGCGGTGCAAGGCCTTCTGCTACATCATCAAGCACTTTGAGGAGGTCGCTCACTGCAAAGAGTTCCTGCAGCTCTCTGCGGAAGAGCTTACCAAAATCATTGGCAAAGATGAGCTCAATGTGAGGATTGAAAGTTCTGTGTTTGATGCAATTCTGCGCTGGATCGCCCACGTACCCAAGGAACGAGAGCAACACATTGCTGTGCTTCTGTCTCAG GTGCGGCTGGGCCTGATAGACATGGACTACATCGTGTCCAATGTGATCACTAATAGGCTGGTGAAGAACGACCCTCAGTGCAAGACAATAGTTAAAGATTCCAAGTGTATAGTATggcatgccacacacacacccttgatGTGCGGTCTCAGTAACACTCTTGCCCGTCCTCGTGTGCCTAATTCCATCCTGTTGATCACTGGAGGCTGGAAGAACAACACTAAACGTTGCGATATCGAGGTGTACAATCCCCTCGCTGACCTCTGGATCGACGTCTCAGACAAGATGGAGCATCCTCGGGCCTATCACGGCACAGCCTTCCTAGATGGTCGTGTCTACTGTATCGGTGGCTTTGACAGACTGAACTTTTTCAATAGCGTGGACAGGTTGGACCTGGCAACACACACCTGGCAGGAGATGGCGTCTATGCACTACAGCCGCAGCTATGTGAGTGTAACCGTGCTGAACGGGTTCATCTATGCCTTTGGAGGCTCTGACGGACAAGAACgacacaacactgcagagcGCTACTGTCCTGAAACCAACCAGTGGACACTTATTGCACCTATGCACGAGCAGAGGAGTGACGCCAGCTGCACAGTACTGCATGACAAG atATACATTTGCGGTGGTTTCAGCGGGACCGTGTACCTGAACACAGCGGAATATTATGATCCAGAAACCAACCTGTGGACAATGATCAGCCCAATGAGATCCAGGCGAAGAGGACTCAGAGTTGCTGCATATAATAACCAAATTTATGCA GTCGGTGGCTTTGATGGCAACAACCATCTTTCAGTGGTTGAGACCTACACCCCCCAGTCCAACACCTGGCACCTGCTGAGCCCCATGTTGACCCGCCGCAGAAACTTTTGCCTGGAAGTGATAGAAGACCAGTTCTATGTTTTTGGAGGGTTCAACTCTTTAGACCGCACGATAGGAAGCAGAGAAGTGTACTGTCCTAGTACTGACAGTTGGGATGAGGTCTGTACTTCAAACATGCCCCGCAGAGCCGCAGGCTCCTGTGTTGTGTCTGCAATCCCCAACATGGCTGAATTAACGTTACCTCAACAGTCACTGCTGCGCTCAAATTTGGGCCATGATACAAATTTCAGCGACTAG
- the tap2t gene encoding antigen peptide transporter 2: MDEVAACGFFSLIFDAVLSLSLWAVLVLLQLPSCSGLAGVWTFGVVKWVFLHIFTSILTDGKPQAVLCRFVALLCLLSPVFESGRFLLGSEAYVGPSPHLSTLLLGSMSSTLACVFWENLVCGDGKKRDANTGNSRQLLRRLVTYFRPDTLYLIAAFSFLIFGVLCDSLIPLYQGKVIDMLRGQMPQTSFCYSIGQLALLSLGSALFSGLRGGIFMCTLVRLNKRLKHLLFHKLLQQDVHFFDENKPGHLSSRLHSDVDRMGRTVALNANMLIRSTVKTCLMLKVMLNLSWELTVLTCIEMPLLALVQHKYTTLSKELKDQIQDCHAQNKELASQTIGGIRTVRSFKAERDEVRRYNEALDQMRMIKRRSGIYSAVFLLIRRFVTLTIKILMLVQARSLISSDRLSIGSLVSFFLYQKPMSDNLREILYCYGETVSTMGVIAKVFSYIDRTPKCKKAGDLAPERLRGRIVFQNVTFSYPSSPPDSTVLKSVSMELQPGKVTALVGPSGSGKTSCVSLLKRLYEPQEGQILLDGEPLHRYKHKYLHQQVALVSQNPVLFSGSLRYNIEYGLKDCSMEKIKEVAKKVNADEFISELENEYDTDTGECGSKLSDGLKQSIAIIRALVREPQVLLLDEATSKLDIKAQHAVLPEILSRGRTVLVVAHQLKTVEEADHIIFMENGAVVEEGTHRELMAKRGRYHRLKEELFSSPPERS, translated from the exons ATGGATGAAGTGGCAGCCTGTGGATTTTTCAGTCTAATTTTCGACGCGGTGCtgagtttgtctctgtgggccgtactggtgctgctgcagctccccAGCTGTAGTGGACTGGCGGGTGTGTGGACGTTTGGAGTGGTGAAGTGGGTTTTTCTCCACATCTTCACCTCCATACTGACTGATGGGAAGCCCCAGGCTGTGCTCTGCAGGTTCGTGGCACTCCTCTGCCTTCTCTCCCCCGTGTTTGAAAGTGGACGGTTTCTCCTGGGCTCTGAGGCTTACGTGGGACCGTCCCCTCACCTCAGCACGCTGCTCCTGGGCTCCATGTCCTCGACACTGGCTTGTGTCTTTTGGGAAAACCTTGTCTGTGGCgatggaaagaaaagagacgCCAACACAGGGAATTCTCGACAGCTGCTCAGGAGGCTGGTGACGTATTTCAGACCAGACACCCTTTACCTGATTGCTGCTTTCAGTTTCCTCATCTTCGGAGTGCTCT GTGACTCTCTCATCCCACTGTATCAGGGGAAGGTCATCGATATGCTGAGAGGTCAGATGCCTCAAACCAGCTTCTGTTATTCAATTGGACAGctggctctcctctctcttggAAG TGCATTGTTCTCTGGCTTGAGAGGAGGCATATTCATGTGCACCCTGGTCAGACTGAACAAGAGACTGAAGCATCTGCTGTTCCACAAGCTCCTGCAGCAGGACGTGCACTTCTTCGACGAGAACAAACCTG GACATCTCTCCTCCCGCTTGCACTCTGATGTGGACAGGATGGGCCGCACGGTGGCACTGAACGCCAACATGCTGATTCGCAGCACAGTGAAAACCTGCCTCATGCTCAAAGTGATGTTGAATCTGTCCTGGGAGCTCACCGTGCTCACCTGCATCGAGATGCCACTCCTGGCCTTAGTGCAGCACAAATACACGACTTTGTCCAAG GAGCTGAAAGATCAGATTCAGGACTGTCACGCTCAGAACAAAGAGCTGGCGTCCCAGACGATCGGCGGGATCCGTACAGTCCGCAGCTTTAAAGCCGAGAGAGACGAAGTGAGGAGGTACAACGAGGCTCTGGACCAGATGCGCATGATCAAGAGACGTTCAGGAATCTACAGCGCGGTCTTCCTCCTAATACGGAGG TTCGTGACTCTGACGATAAAGATCCTCATGCTGGTCCAAGCCCGCAGCCTCATCTCGTCTGACCGGCTCAGCATCGGAAGCCTTGTGTCCTTCTTCTTGTACCAGAAGCCCATGTCAGACAATCTGAGG gAGATTTTGTATTGCTACGGAGAAACGGTGTCCACAATGGGTGTCATTGCCAAAGTATTTAGTTACATCGACAGGACACCAAAGTGTAAGAAGGCCGGAGATTTAGCTCCTGAAAGGCTGCGAGGAAGAATTGTTTTCCAGAATGTCACCTTCTCCTacccttcatctcctccagatTCCACAGTACTGAAG TCGGTGTCTATGGAGCTGCAGCCGGGCAAGGTGACCGCTCTGGTGGGTCCCAGCGGCAGTGGAAAGACTTCCTGTGTCAGTCTCCTAAAGAGGCTGTATGAACCTCAGGAGGGACAGATCCTGCTGGACGGAGAACCGCTGCACCGCTACAAACACAAGTACCTCCATCAACAG gtggCCCTGGTATCCCAGAATCCCGTGCTGTTTTCTGGTTCGCTGAGATACAACATTGAGTACGGCCTGAAGGACTGCAGCATGGAGAAGATTAAAGAAGTCGCAAAGAAGGTCAACGCAGATGAGTTCATATCTGAACTGGAGAATGAGTACGACACAG ATACAGGAGAATGTGGCAGCAAACTTTCAGATGGGTTGAAGCAGAGCATCGCCATCATCAGAGCTCTGGTCCGAGAACCGCAGGTCCTCTTACTGGACGAGGCCACCAGCAAACTGGATATCAAAGCACAGCACGCT GTCCTGCCGGAGATTCTGTCCCGAGGTCGGACAGTCCTGGTGGTGGCTCATCAGCTGAAGACTGTGGAGGAGGCAGATCACATCATCTTCATGGAGAACGGAGCAGTGGTGGAAGAGGGGACACACCGAGAACTCATGGCCAAGAGAGGGCGATACCATCGTCTGAAAGAGGAGCTCTTCTCTTCTCCGCCTGAGAGAAGCTGA
- the LOC109642855 gene encoding kelch-like protein 10, whose translation MSATTYYDLHLSGLFCDAILEVEDVQFRIHRIVLYDCSLYFQALFERWPTKNNVFRIPLVSADMMRLIIEFAYTGSVALTEDNVQELMIKADMLNIMGIIQACADFISEKLCPHNCTGIWQFTNIFQMSELRCKAFCYIIKHFEEVAHCKEFLQLSAEELSKIIGKDELNVRIESSVFDAILRWIAHVPKEREQHIAVLLSQVRLGLTSEDYIKTKVISNRLVKNDPQCKKIADSSLKIILHRLAHRSVPYGLRNTLARPRVPHSIMLAIGGWDVSSPICNIEAYDFPADLWIGVSDKMEHPRAYHGTAFLDGRVYCIGGFDRLNFFNSVDRLDLATHTWQEVAPMHYRRCYVSVTVLNGFIYAFGGSDGHERHNTAERYCPETNQWTLITPMHSRRSDASCTVLHDKIYICGGFSGTVYLNTAEYYDPETNQWTMISPMRSRRRGLSVAAYNNQIYAVGGFDGHNRLSTVESYDPETNAWNQLNSMLNCRSNFCLNVMQDQIFVVGGFDISSVTQMAEVYIPHTDDWFNICKSEISRSAASSCVVSGIPNMADYMVSRDLLPHSDVDDSSWDSD comes from the exons ATGAGTGCAACAACATATTACGATCTCCATCTGTCGGGACTATTCTGTGACGCCATCCTCGAAGTTGAGGATGTTCAATTTCGAATCCATAGGATCGTCCTCTATGATTGTAGTCTTTACTTCCA AGCTCTCTTTGAACGCTGGCCAAccaaaaacaatgttttccGCATACCCCTTGTGTCTGCTGACATGATGCGGCTCATCATTGAGTTTGCATACACCGGCTCCGTTGCTTTGACAGAGGACAACGTGCAGGAGTTGATGATCAAAGCTGATATGCTCAACATAATGGGCATCATACAAGCATGCGCCGACTTTATCAGTGAGAAACTCTGCCCACATAACTGCACTGGCATCTGGCAGTTCACAAATATCTTCCAAATGTCTGAGCTGCGGTGCAAGGCCTTCTGCTACATCATCAAGCACTTTGAGGAGGTTGCTCACTGCAAAGAGTTCCTGCAGCTCTCTGCGGAAGAGCTTAGCAAAATCATTGGCAAAGATGAGCTCAATGTGAGGATTGAAAGTTCTGTGTTTGATGCAATTCTGCGCTGGATCGCCCACGTACCCAAGGAACGAGAGCAACACATTGCTGTGCTTCTGTCTCAG GTGCGGCTGGGCCTGACAAGCGAAGATTACATCAAGACCAAGGTGATCAGCAATAGGCTGGTGAAGAACGACCCTCAGTGCAAGAAAATAGCAGACAGTTCTCTCAAAATTATATTGCACAGACTCGCACACAGATCTGTGCCATATGGTTTGAGGAACACTCTTGCCCGTCCTCGTGTGCCTCATTCAATCATGTTGGCCATTGGAGGGTGGGACGTGAGCTCTCCAATCTGCAATATTGAGGCCTATGATTTCCCTGCTGACCTCTGGATCGGCGTCTCAGACAAGATGGAGCATCCTCGGGCCTATCACGGCACAGCCTTCCTAGATGGTCGTGTCTACTGTATCGGTGGCTTTGACAGACTGAACTTTTTCAATAGCGTGGACAGGTTGGACCTGGCGACACACACCTGGCAGGAGGTGGCGCCCATGCACTACCGCCGCTGTTACGTGAGTGTAACCGTGCTGAACGGGTTCATCTATGCCTTTGGAGGCTCTGACGGACACGAACgacacaacactgcagagcGCTACTGTCCTGAAACCAACCAGTGGACACTCATTACACCTATGCATTCGCGGAGGAGTGACGCCAGCTGCACAGTACTGCATGACAAG atATACATTTGCGGTGGTTTCAGCGGGACCGTGTACCTGAACACAGCTGAATATTATGATCCAGAAACCAACCAGTGGACAATGATCAGCCCAATGAGATCCAGGCGAAGAGGACTCAGTGTTGCTGCATATAATAACCAAATTTATGCA gtTGGTGGCTTTGATGGTCACAACCGTCTGTCAACTGTTGAGAGTTATGACCCCGAGACCAACGCCTGGAACCAGCTGAACTCCATGTTGAATTGCCGTAGCAACTTTTGCCTCAATGTGATGCAAGACCAGATATTTGTTGTTGGGGGCTTTGACATCTCCTCCGTCACTCAAATGGCAGAAGTCTATATTCCTCACACTGATGATTGGTTTAACATCTGTAAGTCAGAAATCTCCCGCAGCGCCGCATCTTCCTGTGTTGTGTCCGGAATCCCCAACATGGCTGACTACATGGTATCTCGAGACTTACTGCCACATTCTGATGTGGACGATAGTTCATGGGATTCTGACTAA
- the armc7 gene encoding armadillo repeat-containing protein 7 translates to MWRKHSSEGSERFEYLQTLVTEFQDTDSEEAKEQVLANLANFAYDPKNMENLRELQVTDLFLDMLTEENENFVEFGMGGLCNLSMDPQCRDLILQSSGISLVTSCLSSRREETVLSAIVTLMNLTTPVSRSDIAVPAILQCMLRFSLSESPRLRNLAAVFLQDCCTEEQVARAEQQMQGQQTAVGIPLPKDT, encoded by the exons ATGTGGAGGAAACACTCGAGCGAAGGATCTGAGCGGTTTGAATATTTACAGACTCTGGTGACTGAGTTCCAGGACACAGACAGTGAAG AGGCAAAGGAACAAGTGCTGGCTAACCTGGCCAACTTTGCATACGACCCAAAGAACATGGAGAATCTGCGGGAGCTGCAGGTGACTGACCTCTTCCTGGACATGTTGACTGAGGAGAATGAGAACTTTGTGGAGTTTGGGATGG GGGGGTTGTGTAACCTCAGCATGGACCCGCAGTGCAGAGACCTGATCCTGCAGAGCAGTGGGATCAGCTTAGTCACCAGCTGTCTGTCGAGCCGGAGGGAAGAGACCGTCCTGTCGGCCATTGTCACGCTCATGAACCTCACGACGCCCGTGTCACGCTCTGACATCGCCGTCCCAGCCATCCTGCAGTGCATGCTGCGCTTCTCCCTGTCGGAGAGCCCCCGGCTGCGCAACCTGGCGGCCGTGTTTCTGCAGGACTGCTGCACCGAGGAGCAGGTGGCCCGGGCAGAGCAGCAGATGCAGGGACAACAGACGGCAGTTGGGATCCCGCTGCCCAAAGACACGTGA
- the chad gene encoding chondroadherin encodes MRCVSWLLLGTCLLVLGPAVQGAPSQCPSLCHCHGDLQHVICDSAGLKKIPQVSDATRLLNLQRNSLGNIPTGAFSDSKGLISLHMQHCQLREIGSQAFKGLKKLVYLYLSNNEINSIKPGAFEDLTELTYLYLDGNQISDLAKGIFSPMINLFILQLNDNKLRELRPGTFTGAKDLRWLHMSGNELTTLQPGSLDDVENLAILHLDRNKMSTYPSAAMSKLRVVEELTLGRNPMRTIPDNAFQSFGRYMEKLHLDNMSLEKFSDGAFTGVTAIKSLHLDNNKLKSLPKSLEFSTITNLTLSTNPWSCTCQLAPLRRWMDSSRSRPDALCASPPAQRGKQVRDSAAFGGCRLKAKRAKKGTRH; translated from the exons ATGCGTTGTGTGAGCTGGTTGTTGTTGGGGACCTGCCTCCTGGTCCTGGGCCCCGCCGTGCAGGGAGCCCCGAGCCAGTGCCCGAGCCTCTGCCACTGCCACGGTGACCTTCAGCACGTCATCTGTGACAGCGCCGGGCTGAAGAAGATTCCTCAGGTGTCGGACGCCACCCGTTTGCTGAACCTGCAGAGGAACAGCCTGGGCAACATTCCCACAGGGGCCTTCAGCGACAGCAAGGGGCTCATCTCTCTGCACATGCAGCACTGTCAGCTCCGAGAGATTGGGTCTCAGGCCTTCAAGGGGCTGAAGAAGCTCGTCTACCTCTACCTGTCCAACAACGAGATCAACAGCATCAAGCCCGGCGCCTTCGAGGACCTCACGGAGCTCACCTACCTCTACCTAGATGGGAACCAGATCAGCGACCTGGCCAAGGGCATCTTCTCCCCCATGATCAACCTCTTTATTCTGCAGCTCAACGACAACAAGCTGCGCGAGCTGCGGCCGGGGACCTTTACCGGTGCCAAAGACTTGCGCTGGCTGCACATGAGCGGTAACGAGCTGACCACCCTGCAGCCGGGCTCTCTGGACGACGTGGAGAACCTTGCCATACTTCACCTGGACAGGAACAAGATGTCCACCTATCCCAGTGCAGCAATGAGCAAACTGCGTGTGGTGGAGGAACTCACGCTGGGCAGGAATCCCATGAGGACCATCCCAGACAACGCCTTCCAGAGCTTTGGGCGCTACATGGAGAAACTGCACCTGGACAACATGAGTCTGGAGAAG TTCTCTGATGGTGCGTTCACCGGAGTGACGGCCATCAAGTCGCTGCACCTGGACAACAACAAACTGAAGTCTCTTCCCAAAAGCCTGGAGTTCAGCACCATCACCAACCTCACCCTCTCCACTAACCCCTGGAGCTGCACGTGTCAGCTGGCTCCGCTGCGCAG GTGGATGGACTCGAGCCGCAGTCGTCCAGACGCACTGTGTGCTTCCCCCCCTGCACAGAGAGGCAAGCAGGTCAGAGACAGCGCCGCCTTCGGTGGCTGCAGACTCAAGGCCAAGAGGGCCAAGAAGGGCACACGTCACTGA
- the acsf2 gene encoding medium-chain acyl-CoA ligase ACSF2, mitochondrial, protein MIHHLALRSRSLHRRCVLSAARRVLQRTWTLQSGLPAASRGIHVDSVPIIPVLTTSYAHGTSSTSLLHLTVGESLLRSVERWPDREAMVFLQDGVRKTFAEFHKDVDQAAAGLLALGLKKGDRLGMWGPNTYEWILFQFATAKAGIIMVAVNPAYQQQELEFALQKVGCKAIVCPTQFKTQKYCDMLKKICPEIETSSPGDIRSARLPDLRSVIVLDSRQPGMFHLEDVMQAGSSQFMLQLQDLQKKLSFDDPINILFTSGTTGSPKGATLSHHNVVNNAYFVGRRVGYTWRPHTRICLPVPLYHCFGSVGGGLCMALHGVSLVFPSAGYDGKANLAAVEKERCTFIYGTPTMYVDMVNQPDLAKYDLSSLEGGIMAGSPCPPELVRKVFSEMGIREITVGYGTTENSPVTFCASPMDNMERKSETVGYILDHIEAKIVNPGTEELVPLGTTGEIMIRGYCVMLEYWGDKAKTDECIGKDGWYKTGDIGSMDAYSYCRIQGRIKDMIIRGGENIYPAEIEQFLHTHPKVMEAQVVGVKDARMGEEVCACIKLVEGEECTAEEIKAFCKDKIAHFKIPRYVLFVTSFPVTITGKVQKNKLCEEAEKLLGRKK, encoded by the exons ATGATCCATCACCTCGCCCTTCGCTCCAGGTCTCTTCACCGCAGATGTGTTCTGTCCGCAGCTCGCAGGGTTCTGCAGAGAACGTGGACTCTTCAGTCTGGACTTCCTGCAGCGAGTCG TGGAATCCATGTGGACTCTGTGCCCATCATCCCAGTTCTCACGACCAGTTATGCCCACGGCACCTCGTCCACGTCTCTGCTCCACCTGACAGTGGGGGAGTCTCTGCTGAGGTCGGTGGAGCGCTGGCCCGACAGAGAGGCCATGGTCTTTCTGCAAGACGGAGTCCGCAAGACCTTCGCAGAGTTTCATAAGGAC GTGGACCAGGCTGCAGCCGGACTTCTGGCACTTGGCCTGAAGAAAGGCGACCGGCTCGGCATGTGGGGACCCAACACCTACGAGTGGATCCTGTTCCAGTTTGCAACGGCCAAAGCGGGAATTATCATG GTGGCCGTGAACCCGGCGTACCAGCAGCAGGAGTTGGAGTTCGCTCTGCAGAAG gtcgGGTGTAAAGCCATCGTCTGCCCCACGCAGTTCAAAACACAGAAGTACTGCGACATGCTGAAAAAAATATGTCCCGAGATCGAGACGTCCAGCCCGGGGGACATCAGGAGCGCTAG GCTGCCAGATCTGCGCTCCGTGATCGTTCTAGACAGTCGACAGCCAGGAATGTTTCATCTGGAGGACGTGATGCAGGcgggcagcagccagttcatgctgcagctgcaggatctGCAGAAGAAGTTATCGTTCGACGACCCGATAAATATCCTGTTCACTTCG GGCACAACTGGGAGTCCAAAGGGAGCCACGCTGTCTCATCACAATGTTGTCAACAACGCCTACTTCGTGGGTAGAAGAGTTGGATACACCTGGAGG CCTCACACTCGCATCTGTCTGCCCGTGCCCCTGTACCACTGCTTCGGCTCTGTGGGGGGGGGCCTGTGTATGGCCCTTCACGGCGTCAGCCTCGTCTTCCCGTCCGCCGGCTATGACGGGAAGGCCAACCTAGCGGCTGTGGAGAAAGAAAG GTGCACCTTCATCTACGGCACCCCCACCATGTACGTGGACATGGTTAACCAGCCGGACTTGGCTAAATATGACCTGTCGTCATTAGAAGGAG GCATCATGGCCGGTTCTCCTTGTCCTCCTGAGCTCGTGAGGAAGGTGTTCTCCGAAATGGGCATCAGAGAAATAACC GTCGGATACGGAACCACAGAGAACAGCCCTGTGACGTTCTGCGCCTCCCCCATGGACAACATGGAGAGGAAGAGCGAGACGGTCGGCTACATCTTGGACCACATAGAG GCTAAAATAGTGAACCCAGGAACTGAAGAGCTGGTACCTCTGGGGACGACGGGGGAGATCATGATCCGAGGATACTGTGTGATGCTGGAGTACTGGGGGGACAAGGCCAAGACAGACGAGTGCATCGGTAAAGACGGCTGGTACAAAACTGG cgaCATCGGCAGCATGGACGCATACAGCTACTGTCGCATTCAGGGCAGGATCAAAGACATGAtcatcagaggaggagagaacatTTACCCGGCGGAGATTGAACAGTTCCTGCACACGCACCCCAAAGTGATGGAGGCACAG GTGGTCGGAGTTAAAGATGCTCGTATGGGTGAAGAAGTTTGTGCGTGTATCAAACTGGTAGAAGGCGAGGAATGCACTGCAGAGGAAATCAAAGCTTTCTGCAAGGATAAG ATCGCTCACTTCAAGATTCCTCGCTACGTACTTTTTGTAACCAGCTTCCCGGTCACTATTACTGGAAAG GTGCAGAAGAACAAACTCTGTGAGGAGGCTGAGAAGCTGCTGGGACGGAAGAAGTGA
- the LOC109642856 gene encoding kelch-like protein 10 isoform X2, producing MGELECCAPAPVFKQMSLTQKLALFERWPTKNNVFRIPIVSADMMRLIIDFAYTGSVALIEDNVQELMIKADMLNIMGIIQACSDFISEKLCPHNCTGIWQFTNIFRMPELRCKAFCYIIKHFEEVAHCKEFLQLSAEELTKIIGKDELNVRIESSVFDAILRWIAHVPKEREQHIAVLLSQVRLGLIDMDYIVSNVITNRLVKNDPQCKTIVKDSKCIVWHATHTPLMCGLSNTLARPRVPNSILLITGGWKNNTKRCDIEVYNPLADLWIDVSDKMEHPRAYHGTAFLDGRVYCIGGFDRLNFFNSVDRLDLATHTWQEMASMHYSRSYVSVTVLNGFIYAFGGSDGQERHNTAERYCPETNQWTLIAPMHEQRSDASCTVLHDKIYICGGFSGTVYLNTAEYYDPETNLWTMISPMRSRRRGLRVAAYNNQIYAVGGFDGNNHLSVVETYTPQSNTWHLLSPMLTRRRNFCLEVIEDQFYVFGGFNSLDRTIGSREVYCPSTDSWDEVCTSNMPRRAAGSCVVSAIPNMAELTLPQQSLLRSNLGHDTNFSD from the exons ATGGGGGAGCTAGAGTGCTGTGCTCCAGCGccagtcttcaaacaaatgtctcttacTCAAAAACt AGCTCTCTTTGAACGCTGGCCAAccaaaaacaatgttttccGCATACCCATTGTGTCTGCTGACATGATGCGGCTCATCATTGACTTTGCATACACCGGCTCTGTTGCTTTGATAGAGGACAACGTGCAGGAGTTGATGATCAAAGCTGATATGCTCAACATAATGGGCATTATACAAGCATGCTCCGACTTTATCAGTGAGAAACTCTGCCCACATAACTGCACTGGCATCTGGCAGTTCACAAATATCTTCCGCATGCCTGAGCTGCGGTGCAAGGCCTTCTGCTACATCATCAAGCACTTTGAGGAGGTCGCTCACTGCAAAGAGTTCCTGCAGCTCTCTGCGGAAGAGCTTACCAAAATCATTGGCAAAGATGAGCTCAATGTGAGGATTGAAAGTTCTGTGTTTGATGCAATTCTGCGCTGGATCGCCCACGTACCCAAGGAACGAGAGCAACACATTGCTGTGCTTCTGTCTCAG GTGCGGCTGGGCCTGATAGACATGGACTACATCGTGTCCAATGTGATCACTAATAGGCTGGTGAAGAACGACCCTCAGTGCAAGACAATAGTTAAAGATTCCAAGTGTATAGTATggcatgccacacacacacccttgatGTGCGGTCTCAGTAACACTCTTGCCCGTCCTCGTGTGCCTAATTCCATCCTGTTGATCACTGGAGGCTGGAAGAACAACACTAAACGTTGCGATATCGAGGTGTACAATCCCCTCGCTGACCTCTGGATCGACGTCTCAGACAAGATGGAGCATCCTCGGGCCTATCACGGCACAGCCTTCCTAGATGGTCGTGTCTACTGTATCGGTGGCTTTGACAGACTGAACTTTTTCAATAGCGTGGACAGGTTGGACCTGGCAACACACACCTGGCAGGAGATGGCGTCTATGCACTACAGCCGCAGCTATGTGAGTGTAACCGTGCTGAACGGGTTCATCTATGCCTTTGGAGGCTCTGACGGACAAGAACgacacaacactgcagagcGCTACTGTCCTGAAACCAACCAGTGGACACTTATTGCACCTATGCACGAGCAGAGGAGTGACGCCAGCTGCACAGTACTGCATGACAAG atATACATTTGCGGTGGTTTCAGCGGGACCGTGTACCTGAACACAGCGGAATATTATGATCCAGAAACCAACCTGTGGACAATGATCAGCCCAATGAGATCCAGGCGAAGAGGACTCAGAGTTGCTGCATATAATAACCAAATTTATGCA GTCGGTGGCTTTGATGGCAACAACCATCTTTCAGTGGTTGAGACCTACACCCCCCAGTCCAACACCTGGCACCTGCTGAGCCCCATGTTGACCCGCCGCAGAAACTTTTGCCTGGAAGTGATAGAAGACCAGTTCTATGTTTTTGGAGGGTTCAACTCTTTAGACCGCACGATAGGAAGCAGAGAAGTGTACTGTCCTAGTACTGACAGTTGGGATGAGGTCTGTACTTCAAACATGCCCCGCAGAGCCGCAGGCTCCTGTGTTGTGTCTGCAATCCCCAACATGGCTGAATTAACGTTACCTCAACAGTCACTGCTGCGCTCAAATTTGGGCCATGATACAAATTTCAGCGACTAG